One genomic window of Desulfovibrio subterraneus includes the following:
- a CDS encoding glycosyltransferase family 2 protein: MKPAVTGLVLTYNGERLLDKCLVSLAFCDKVLVVDSFSTDRTVAIAEAAGATVVQRKWEGPGPQFQFALAQIDTEWVVSLDQDEICTDDLRERVLAALPAAPASLAGFYVHRRNWYYDRFMKHSGWYPDRLLRVFRTTRMQVEVSGAHYSFRPKGDTDVIKADIIHYPYESFAQHLDKINSYAQQGADDLRRKGRKGGVLRGIGHGMMRFAKLYFFQLGMLDGRAGFINAAHGSFYAFLKYVRIDEGMWGKPYSDQ, from the coding sequence GTGAAACCTGCGGTGACCGGACTGGTGCTCACCTACAACGGTGAGCGTCTGCTGGACAAATGCCTTGTCTCTCTGGCGTTTTGCGACAAGGTACTGGTTGTGGATTCCTTTTCCACCGACCGCACCGTCGCCATTGCCGAAGCGGCCGGAGCAACCGTTGTTCAGCGCAAATGGGAAGGCCCCGGCCCCCAGTTCCAGTTCGCCCTCGCCCAGATTGACACAGAATGGGTTGTGAGCCTTGATCAGGATGAGATTTGCACCGATGATCTGCGTGAACGCGTCCTTGCGGCGCTGCCCGCTGCTCCGGCTTCGCTTGCCGGATTCTACGTGCACCGTCGCAACTGGTATTATGACAGGTTCATGAAGCATTCCGGCTGGTATCCGGACCGGTTGCTGCGCGTGTTCCGCACAACCAGGATGCAGGTAGAGGTAAGCGGTGCGCACTACTCCTTCCGCCCCAAGGGTGACACGGACGTGATCAAGGCCGACATCATACACTACCCTTACGAGAGCTTTGCCCAGCATCTGGACAAGATCAATTCCTATGCCCAGCAGGGTGCGGATGATCTGCGGCGCAAGGGCAGAAAAGGCGGAGTGCTGCGCGGCATAGGTCATGGCATGATGCGTTTTGCGAAACTGTATTTCTTTCAGTTGGGAATGCTGGATGGCCGTGCCGGTTTCATCAATGCCGCGCACGGCTCGTTTTACGCCTTCCTCAAATACGTTCGAATTGACGAAGGCATGTGGGGCAAGCCCTACAGCGATCAATAA